In a genomic window of Lycium ferocissimum isolate CSIRO_LF1 chromosome 9, AGI_CSIRO_Lferr_CH_V1, whole genome shotgun sequence:
- the LOC132030492 gene encoding uncharacterized protein LOC132030492 isoform X1, whose translation MDVRDSSDWPPPGYTEDLKVSNGRKIKYYTNVETGKKFYSKKEVTRYMNTKDSCHDVTQAVNNQDKSCSENNVSQMNNQDKSCSENNVSHMNNQDKSCSENNVSQIVEGTKDSHEWLPPGWTVELKTRKSGTHAGTTYKVYVDPSTGNKFYSKPEVTRYLKSIKQNNIVGEGQIQGNGEVSSSNQKASEDSENIRGQSRISKRRKSDIDQPTHGFEEGSFSKQQASQESEVGEESCISKRKKSGIKRPSTKTSPSHGAGEDFPLNEKTSLGSKENGAHSPLSKRQKPGSDSPSTKSVSSAAVNCNSVDELPPGWKKEVITRQNGRGTRKDAIYIDPVHGHKFRSKKEVFRYLQNGDASRSARRPAKGNEASPKKDNSLTTDDASLKKSGCFVTGRPLFPTDDDESKGAKSFGTCSPAQEAESSKKQLDCSVSDPNTIITSILAEINENHSVENLIEDAEIEPVSVDVKQPSAVSTQSDLLPEKQVPENEPEKQSDKAAKQQSSKSRNRESLNLGRRASKRLAGQNPEAAANLDLDEHALPAVVDKSASPSLSPNVCGQELLQHSDPTTGTGKSDQASLSGKASLDDLPAGWKKEFKITKKASGIRKDPLYIDPVHGYAFYSKKDVFRYLETGDIKSCAIRPVKRDLHATTKESSPATPNTNSKKLECSETKRQSFGAKESKGRKHSVTCSPEVQAESSKKQSESGVSNANAIITSSAADINAKHSNENVIETAEKSLDTKPEIRDSSADTKVIAAESVAVSAVSTPLSDLPPKKQLPENEHEKHSNKDELEQSRRSKTKKPLTPGRRISKRLVGHSPEPVADLDLGERAFRAVVKKSASSGLPLNVSGQELPQQTDLATGSSDQPPASNKASSRDDPLEVVKGLSEGQAFKEQRVANELTNEKQDDERILQDSQPAGISHDSGKVHLEHQLVKERPTVELAKEEKDSQKRLFNNSQPAELESESRVLPAEDRSVSERSTKKRTGYSDQASLSRKASVDELSPGLEKEILNLNKDPTGGPGNSDHASLSRQASGDELPPGLGKEILSQKKDPTLATSNSGQAYLSREGSLDETPPGRGKEILGQNKYPIVGTGNSDHAFLSRKFSLDEIPPGWENVIPAQNKDSIVGTGNSNQASLSRKFSLDEIPPGWENEILAYNKDPTIGTGNSNQASLRIEASADELPPGWENEMLTQNKDPTVGTGNSGSLDDIPPGWEKEILARNKNPSVGTYNSDRSFLRREASVDELPPGWKTEFRMRNTTRGIKKDPFYTDPVHGYVFRSKKDVMRYLQTGDIRSCAMRPTKRDPDSTMKDDSPSTHDTGSKKLGCSLTGRQLSATEESKGRKCSGTCSLELQAESSNEHPESSVFNPNNSTSSIVADTTEIRDSKAIAVESVDVTRSLAVSSPSNFPPEQQLPEYEEEKHSNKGVPAGSRKFRNSKSSTPVRRVSKKLSRHNPEMVADLDLGERSVRAVVNNSASSVLPLNVSGQELPQQTDLATGVSDQPSLSKNASSRDDPVEVVKCLSEGQTFKVANGLTSQKQNDARTLQDSQLAGISHESGKIHLEHQVVKEEQDSRKRLLNNSQPAELASISRVFPVEDLSVSERSAIEQVSEKRDYENKQWQYSQLAEPSWRSVVDLNVENKQWQDSQLLAEPSWRSTVDLNVENKQWQESQLLAEPSWRSTVDLNVENQQWQDTQLAEPSHRIVDLNVENQQWQDPQVAEPSQRIMDLNVENQPVREKQTGGQLVTENQDEQNRRLHAQLASFPFGDYWSDPCMEFAFKTLTGALPVEDTLPFQGSAHHEYNTNYTQADDGCFELPLFNTSGFYMNDVPNNCAPPEQHVVKEQPPINQTFFAPPINQTFLPAGNNSIPGCSSDVSQNADFDTQAKDYNNKQQHTQYIPTSGVWGTQGKDYHSKFKSQR comes from the exons GACTCAAGCAGTGAATAATCAAGATAAGAGCTGCTCTGAGAACAATGTTAGTCAAATGAATAATCAAGATAAGAGCTGTTCCGAGAACAATGTTAGTCATATGAATAATCAAGATAAGAGCTGCTCTGAGAACAATGTTAGTCAG ATTGTTGAGGGAACAAAGGATTCTCATGAATGGTTACCTCCAGGGTGGACAGTTGAGTTGAAGACTCGTAAATCTGGCACACATGCTGGTACGACTTACAAG GTTTACGTTGATCCATCAACTGGAAACAAATTCTATTCGAAGCCTGAAGTGACTAGATATCTCAAAAGTATAAAGCAGAACAACATAGTGGGAGAAGGACAGATA CAGGGAAATGGTGAGGTATCCTCTTCAAATCAGAAAGCATCTGAGGATTCCGAAAATATCAGGGGCCAGAGTCGCATATCCAAAAGGCGGAAATCTGACATTGACCAGCCCACG CATGGCTTCGAAGAGGGGTCATTTTCGAAGCAGCAAGCATCTCAGGAATCTGAAGTTGGAGAAGAGAGTTGTATATCCAAAAGGAAGAAATCTGGCATTAAGAGGCCCTCTACAAAGACTTCTCCCTCT CATGGTGCTGGAGAGGACTTCCCTTTAAATGAGAAAACATCTCTAGGTTCCAAAGAGAACGGGGCCCATAGTCCCCTATCCAAAAGGCAGAAACCTGGCAGTGACAGTCCATCTACAAAGAGTGTTTCTTCT GCTGCAGTTAACTGCAATTCAGTGGATGAATTACCCCCTGGCTGGAAAAAAGAAGTCATAACTCGACAAAATGGTCGTGGGACAAGGAAAGACGCG ATTTACATTGATCCAGTGCATGGACATAAATTTCGCTCCAAAAAGGAAGTTTTCCGCTATCTACAAAATGGAGACGCTAGTAGGTCTGCTAGAAGACCTGCGAAAGGGAATGAAGCTTCACCAAAGAAGGATAATTCT CTCACAACAGATGATGCCAGCTTGAAGAAATCAGGGTGCTTTGTGACAGGAAGACCGCTTTTTCCcactgatgatgatgagtcgAAAG GGGCAAAAAGTTTTGGTACTTGCTCACCTGCACAGGAAGCTGAGAGTTCCAAGAAACAGCTTGACTGCAGTGTGTCTGATCCGAACACCATCATCACATCCATTTTAGCTGAGATAAATGAGAACCATTCCGTTGAAAATTTAATCGAAGATGCTGAAATAGAACCTGTAAGTGTTGATGTTAAACAGCCATCAGCGGTTTCCACCCAGTCAGATCTCCTCCCTGAGAAGCAAGTACCAGAAAATGAGCCGGAAAAGCAAAGTGATAAAGCAGCGAAGCAGCAGTCAAGCAAATCTAGAAATAGAGAGTCACTTAACCTTGGTCGTCGGGCGTCCAAAAGACTTGCAGGTCAAAATCCAGAAGCAGCTGCGAATTTAGATCTGGATGAACATGCTCTTCCAGCTGTAGTTGACAAATCTGCCTCTCCGAGCCTCTCCCCGAATGTCTGTGGTCAGGAATTGCTTCAACACTCTGATCCTACAACGGGAACTGGCAAGTCTGATCAGGCTTCTTTGAGCGGAAAAGCTTCATTGGACGACTTACCCGCAGGCTGgaaaaaagaattcaaaattacaaaaaaagcCAGTGGGATAAGAAAAGACCcg TTATACATTGATCCAGTGCATGGATATGCATTTTACTCCAAGAAGGATGTTTTTCGCTATCTAGAAACTGGAGACATCAAGAGCTGTGCTATAAGACCTGTCAAAAGAGATCTACATGCTACAACGAAGGAGAGTTCT CCTGCAACACCTAACACCAATTCGAAGAAATTAGAGTGCTCTGAGACCAAAAGGCAATCTTTTGGTGCTAAGGAATCCAAAG GTCGAAAACATTCAGTTACTTGTTCACCGGAAGTACAAGCCGAGAGTTCCAAGAAACAGTCTGAAAGCGGTGTGTCCAATGCGAACGCTATTATCACATCATCTGCAGCTGATATAAATGCAAAGCATTCAAATGAAAATGTAATTGAGACTGCTGAAAAGAGTCTAGACACAAAGCCAGAAATAAGAGACTCAAGTGCAGACACAAAAGTCATAGCTGCTGAAAGTGTCGCTGTTTCAGCTGTCTCAACGCCTCTGTCAGATCTACCCCCAAAGAAGCAATTACCAGAAAATGAGCACGAAAAACATAGTAATAAAGACGAACTGGAGCAATCAAGAAGATCCAAAACTAAGAAGCCACTTACACCTGGTCGTCGGATCTCAAAAAGACTTGTGGGCCACAGCCCAGAACCGGTGGCTGATTTGGATCTAGGTGAACGTGCTTTTCGAGCTGTGGTTAAGAAATCTGCCTCTTCAGGCCTTCCCCTGAATGTCTCTGGTCAGGAATTGCCCCAGCAAACTGATCTAGCAACTGGCAGTTCTGATCAGCCCCCTGCAAGCAATAAAGCTTCATCACGTGATGATCCATTGGAAGTTGTGAAGGGTCTCTCTGAGGGCCAAGCTTTTAAAGAGCAAAGAGTTGCAAACGAGTTGACAAATGAGAAGCAAGATGATGAGAGAATATTGCAAGATTCTCAGCCAGCTGGAATATCACATGACAGCGGAAAGGTTCACTTGGAGCACCAGTTGGTTAAAGAAAGGCCTACAGTTGAGCTGgcgaaagaagaaaaagacagtCAGAAGAGATTATTTAACAATTCACAACCAGCTGAATTAGAATCAGAAAGTAGGGTACTCCCTGCGGAGGACCGGTCTGTTTCAGAAAGGTCTACCAAGAAACGAACTGGCTATTCTGATCAGGCTTCTCTGAGCAGAAAAGCGTCAGTGGATGAATTATCACCAGGCTTGGAAAAGGAAATACTTAACCTGAACAAAGATCCAACAGGAGGACCTGGCAATTCTGATCATGCTTCTCTGAGCAGACAAGCTTCTGGGGATGAATTACCACCAGGCTTGGGAAAGGAAATACTTAGCCAGAAGAAAGATCCGACATTAGCAACTAGCAATTCTGGTCAGGCTTATTTGAGCAGAGAAGGTTCACTGGATGAAACACCACCAGGCCGGGGAAAGGAAATACTCGGACAGAACAAATATCCTATAGTAGGAACTGGCAATTCTGATCATGCTTTTCTGAGCAGAAAATTTTCACTGGATGAAATACCCCCAGGCTGGGAGAATGTAATACCTGCCCAGAACAAAGATTCTATAGTAGGAACTGGCAATTCTAATCAGGCTTCTCTGAGCAGAAAATTTTCACTGGATGAAATACCCCCGGGTTGGGAGAATGAAATACTTGCCTACAACAAAGATCCTACAATAGGAACTGGCAATTCTAATCAGGCTTCTCTGAGAATAGAAGCTTCAGCAGATGAATTACCACCAGGGTGGGAAAATGAAATGCTTACCCAGAACAAAGATCCGACAGTAGGAACTGGCAACTCTGGGTCACTGGATGATATACCTCCAGGCTGGGAAAAGGAAATACTTGCCAGGAACAAAAATCCATCAGTAGGAACTTACAATTCTGATCGGTCTTTTCTGAGGAGAGAAGCTTCAGTGGATGAATTACCACCAGGCTGGAAAACGGAATTCAGAATGAGAAATACCACTCGTGGGATAAAAAAGGACCCG TTTTACACGGATCCAGTGCATGGATATGTATTTCGCTCCAAAAAGGATGTTATGCGCTATCTGCAAACTGGAGACATCAGAAGTTGTGCTATGAGACCTACCAAAAGGGATCCGGATTCAACAATGAAGGATGATTCT CCCTCAACACATGACACCGGTTCGAAGAAATTAGGATGCTCTTTGACCGGAAGACAACTTTCTGCCACCGAGGAATCAAAAG GTAGGAAGTGTTCTGGGACTTGTTCGCTGGAACTACAAGCTGAGAGTTCCAATGAACATCCTGAAAGCAGTGTGTTCAACCCCAATAACAGTACTTCATCTATTGTAGCTGATACAACAGAAATAAGAGACTCAAAAGCTATAGCTGTGGAAAGTGTTGATGTTACAAGGTCATTAGCTGTTTCCTCCCCGTCGAACTTCCCCCCAGAGCAGCAATTACCAGAATATGAGGAGGAAAAGCATAGTAATAAAGGAGTGCCAGCTGGGTCGAGAAAATTTAGAAATAGTAAGTCATCTACTCCAGTTCGTCGGGTCTCAAAGAAACTTTCACGCCACAATCCAGAAATGGTGGCTGATTTAGATCTAGGTGAACGTTCTGTTCGAGCTGTGGTTAATAATTCGGCCTCTTCAGTCCTGCCTCTGAATGTCTCTGGTCAGGAATTGCCCCAGCAAACTGATCTAGCAACTGGAGTTTCTGATCAGCCCTCTCTAAGTAAAAATGCTTCATCACGAGATGACCCAGTGGAAGTTGTCAAGTGTCTATCAGAAGGCCAAACTTTTAAAGTTGCCAACGGATTGACCAGTCAGAAGCAAAATGATGCGAGAACATTGCAAGATTCTCAGCTAGCTGGAATATCACATGAAAGTGGAAAGATTCACTTGGAGCACCAGGTTGTTAAAGAAGAACAAGACAGCCGGAAGAGATTATTGAACAATTCTCAACCAGCTGAATTAGCATCGATAAGTAGGGTATTCCCTGTGGAGGACCTGTCTGTTTCTGAAAGGTCTGCCATAGAGCAGGTAAGTGAGAAACGAGATTATGAGAACAAGCAATGGCAATATTCACAACTAGCTGAACCATCATGGAGAAGCGTGGTGGATCTCAATGTGGAGAACAAGCAATGGCAAGATTCACAGCTACTAGCTGAACCATCGTGGAGAAGTACTGTGGATCTTAATGTGGAGAACAAGCAATGGCAAGAGTCACAACTACTTGCTGAACCATCATGGAGAAGTACTGTGGATCTAAATGTGGAGAACCAGCAATGGCAAGATACACAACTAGCTGAACCATCACACCGAATTGTGGATCTTAATGTGGAAAACCAGCAATGGCAAGATCCACAAGTAGCTGAACCATCACAAAGAATAATGGATCTTAATGTGGAAAACCAGCCTGTTAGAGAAAAGCAAACAGGTGGGCAGCTGGTAACTGAGAATCAAGATGAACAGAACAGAAGATTGCATGCGCAACTAGCTTCTTTTCCATTTGGGGACTATTGGTCAGACCCATGCATGGAGTTTGCATTCAAGACCCTTACAGGTGCATTACCAGTTGAAGATACCTTGCCCTTTCAGGGATCTGCCCATCATGAATACAATACTAACTACACTCAGGCTGATGATGGGTGCTTTGAACTGCCATTATTCAACACGTCCGGCTTTTACATGAATGATGTTCCAAACAATTGTGCTCCACCGGAGCAGCACGTCGTCAAGGAGCAACCGCCAATAAATCAGACCTTTTTTGCTCCGCCAATAAATCAGACCTTTTTGCCCGCTGGAAATAATAGCATACCAGGTTGCAGTAGTGATGTTTCTCAAAATGCAGATTTTGACACCCAGGCTAAGgactacaacaacaaacaacagcATACCCAGTAtattcccacaagtggggtttgggggaCCCAGGGTAAGGACTATCATTCTAAATTTAAATCTCAAAGGTGA
- the LOC132030492 gene encoding uncharacterized protein LOC132030492 isoform X2: MDVRDSSDWPPPGYTEDLKVSNGRKIKYYTNVETGKKFYSKKEVTRYMNTKDSCHDVTQAVNNQDKSCSENNVSQMNNQDKSCSENNVSHMNNQDKSCSENNVSQIVEGTKDSHEWLPPGWTVELKTRKSGTHAGTTYKVYVDPSTGNKFYSKPEVTRYLKSIKQNNIVGEGQIGNGEVSSSNQKASEDSENIRGQSRISKRRKSDIDQPTHGFEEGSFSKQQASQESEVGEESCISKRKKSGIKRPSTKTSPSHGAGEDFPLNEKTSLGSKENGAHSPLSKRQKPGSDSPSTKSVSSAAVNCNSVDELPPGWKKEVITRQNGRGTRKDAIYIDPVHGHKFRSKKEVFRYLQNGDASRSARRPAKGNEASPKKDNSLTTDDASLKKSGCFVTGRPLFPTDDDESKGAKSFGTCSPAQEAESSKKQLDCSVSDPNTIITSILAEINENHSVENLIEDAEIEPVSVDVKQPSAVSTQSDLLPEKQVPENEPEKQSDKAAKQQSSKSRNRESLNLGRRASKRLAGQNPEAAANLDLDEHALPAVVDKSASPSLSPNVCGQELLQHSDPTTGTGKSDQASLSGKASLDDLPAGWKKEFKITKKASGIRKDPLYIDPVHGYAFYSKKDVFRYLETGDIKSCAIRPVKRDLHATTKESSPATPNTNSKKLECSETKRQSFGAKESKGRKHSVTCSPEVQAESSKKQSESGVSNANAIITSSAADINAKHSNENVIETAEKSLDTKPEIRDSSADTKVIAAESVAVSAVSTPLSDLPPKKQLPENEHEKHSNKDELEQSRRSKTKKPLTPGRRISKRLVGHSPEPVADLDLGERAFRAVVKKSASSGLPLNVSGQELPQQTDLATGSSDQPPASNKASSRDDPLEVVKGLSEGQAFKEQRVANELTNEKQDDERILQDSQPAGISHDSGKVHLEHQLVKERPTVELAKEEKDSQKRLFNNSQPAELESESRVLPAEDRSVSERSTKKRTGYSDQASLSRKASVDELSPGLEKEILNLNKDPTGGPGNSDHASLSRQASGDELPPGLGKEILSQKKDPTLATSNSGQAYLSREGSLDETPPGRGKEILGQNKYPIVGTGNSDHAFLSRKFSLDEIPPGWENVIPAQNKDSIVGTGNSNQASLSRKFSLDEIPPGWENEILAYNKDPTIGTGNSNQASLRIEASADELPPGWENEMLTQNKDPTVGTGNSGSLDDIPPGWEKEILARNKNPSVGTYNSDRSFLRREASVDELPPGWKTEFRMRNTTRGIKKDPFYTDPVHGYVFRSKKDVMRYLQTGDIRSCAMRPTKRDPDSTMKDDSPSTHDTGSKKLGCSLTGRQLSATEESKGRKCSGTCSLELQAESSNEHPESSVFNPNNSTSSIVADTTEIRDSKAIAVESVDVTRSLAVSSPSNFPPEQQLPEYEEEKHSNKGVPAGSRKFRNSKSSTPVRRVSKKLSRHNPEMVADLDLGERSVRAVVNNSASSVLPLNVSGQELPQQTDLATGVSDQPSLSKNASSRDDPVEVVKCLSEGQTFKVANGLTSQKQNDARTLQDSQLAGISHESGKIHLEHQVVKEEQDSRKRLLNNSQPAELASISRVFPVEDLSVSERSAIEQVSEKRDYENKQWQYSQLAEPSWRSVVDLNVENKQWQDSQLLAEPSWRSTVDLNVENKQWQESQLLAEPSWRSTVDLNVENQQWQDTQLAEPSHRIVDLNVENQQWQDPQVAEPSQRIMDLNVENQPVREKQTGGQLVTENQDEQNRRLHAQLASFPFGDYWSDPCMEFAFKTLTGALPVEDTLPFQGSAHHEYNTNYTQADDGCFELPLFNTSGFYMNDVPNNCAPPEQHVVKEQPPINQTFFAPPINQTFLPAGNNSIPGCSSDVSQNADFDTQAKDYNNKQQHTQYIPTSGVWGTQGKDYHSKFKSQR; the protein is encoded by the exons GACTCAAGCAGTGAATAATCAAGATAAGAGCTGCTCTGAGAACAATGTTAGTCAAATGAATAATCAAGATAAGAGCTGTTCCGAGAACAATGTTAGTCATATGAATAATCAAGATAAGAGCTGCTCTGAGAACAATGTTAGTCAG ATTGTTGAGGGAACAAAGGATTCTCATGAATGGTTACCTCCAGGGTGGACAGTTGAGTTGAAGACTCGTAAATCTGGCACACATGCTGGTACGACTTACAAG GTTTACGTTGATCCATCAACTGGAAACAAATTCTATTCGAAGCCTGAAGTGACTAGATATCTCAAAAGTATAAAGCAGAACAACATAGTGGGAGAAGGACAGATA GGAAATGGTGAGGTATCCTCTTCAAATCAGAAAGCATCTGAGGATTCCGAAAATATCAGGGGCCAGAGTCGCATATCCAAAAGGCGGAAATCTGACATTGACCAGCCCACG CATGGCTTCGAAGAGGGGTCATTTTCGAAGCAGCAAGCATCTCAGGAATCTGAAGTTGGAGAAGAGAGTTGTATATCCAAAAGGAAGAAATCTGGCATTAAGAGGCCCTCTACAAAGACTTCTCCCTCT CATGGTGCTGGAGAGGACTTCCCTTTAAATGAGAAAACATCTCTAGGTTCCAAAGAGAACGGGGCCCATAGTCCCCTATCCAAAAGGCAGAAACCTGGCAGTGACAGTCCATCTACAAAGAGTGTTTCTTCT GCTGCAGTTAACTGCAATTCAGTGGATGAATTACCCCCTGGCTGGAAAAAAGAAGTCATAACTCGACAAAATGGTCGTGGGACAAGGAAAGACGCG ATTTACATTGATCCAGTGCATGGACATAAATTTCGCTCCAAAAAGGAAGTTTTCCGCTATCTACAAAATGGAGACGCTAGTAGGTCTGCTAGAAGACCTGCGAAAGGGAATGAAGCTTCACCAAAGAAGGATAATTCT CTCACAACAGATGATGCCAGCTTGAAGAAATCAGGGTGCTTTGTGACAGGAAGACCGCTTTTTCCcactgatgatgatgagtcgAAAG GGGCAAAAAGTTTTGGTACTTGCTCACCTGCACAGGAAGCTGAGAGTTCCAAGAAACAGCTTGACTGCAGTGTGTCTGATCCGAACACCATCATCACATCCATTTTAGCTGAGATAAATGAGAACCATTCCGTTGAAAATTTAATCGAAGATGCTGAAATAGAACCTGTAAGTGTTGATGTTAAACAGCCATCAGCGGTTTCCACCCAGTCAGATCTCCTCCCTGAGAAGCAAGTACCAGAAAATGAGCCGGAAAAGCAAAGTGATAAAGCAGCGAAGCAGCAGTCAAGCAAATCTAGAAATAGAGAGTCACTTAACCTTGGTCGTCGGGCGTCCAAAAGACTTGCAGGTCAAAATCCAGAAGCAGCTGCGAATTTAGATCTGGATGAACATGCTCTTCCAGCTGTAGTTGACAAATCTGCCTCTCCGAGCCTCTCCCCGAATGTCTGTGGTCAGGAATTGCTTCAACACTCTGATCCTACAACGGGAACTGGCAAGTCTGATCAGGCTTCTTTGAGCGGAAAAGCTTCATTGGACGACTTACCCGCAGGCTGgaaaaaagaattcaaaattacaaaaaaagcCAGTGGGATAAGAAAAGACCcg TTATACATTGATCCAGTGCATGGATATGCATTTTACTCCAAGAAGGATGTTTTTCGCTATCTAGAAACTGGAGACATCAAGAGCTGTGCTATAAGACCTGTCAAAAGAGATCTACATGCTACAACGAAGGAGAGTTCT CCTGCAACACCTAACACCAATTCGAAGAAATTAGAGTGCTCTGAGACCAAAAGGCAATCTTTTGGTGCTAAGGAATCCAAAG GTCGAAAACATTCAGTTACTTGTTCACCGGAAGTACAAGCCGAGAGTTCCAAGAAACAGTCTGAAAGCGGTGTGTCCAATGCGAACGCTATTATCACATCATCTGCAGCTGATATAAATGCAAAGCATTCAAATGAAAATGTAATTGAGACTGCTGAAAAGAGTCTAGACACAAAGCCAGAAATAAGAGACTCAAGTGCAGACACAAAAGTCATAGCTGCTGAAAGTGTCGCTGTTTCAGCTGTCTCAACGCCTCTGTCAGATCTACCCCCAAAGAAGCAATTACCAGAAAATGAGCACGAAAAACATAGTAATAAAGACGAACTGGAGCAATCAAGAAGATCCAAAACTAAGAAGCCACTTACACCTGGTCGTCGGATCTCAAAAAGACTTGTGGGCCACAGCCCAGAACCGGTGGCTGATTTGGATCTAGGTGAACGTGCTTTTCGAGCTGTGGTTAAGAAATCTGCCTCTTCAGGCCTTCCCCTGAATGTCTCTGGTCAGGAATTGCCCCAGCAAACTGATCTAGCAACTGGCAGTTCTGATCAGCCCCCTGCAAGCAATAAAGCTTCATCACGTGATGATCCATTGGAAGTTGTGAAGGGTCTCTCTGAGGGCCAAGCTTTTAAAGAGCAAAGAGTTGCAAACGAGTTGACAAATGAGAAGCAAGATGATGAGAGAATATTGCAAGATTCTCAGCCAGCTGGAATATCACATGACAGCGGAAAGGTTCACTTGGAGCACCAGTTGGTTAAAGAAAGGCCTACAGTTGAGCTGgcgaaagaagaaaaagacagtCAGAAGAGATTATTTAACAATTCACAACCAGCTGAATTAGAATCAGAAAGTAGGGTACTCCCTGCGGAGGACCGGTCTGTTTCAGAAAGGTCTACCAAGAAACGAACTGGCTATTCTGATCAGGCTTCTCTGAGCAGAAAAGCGTCAGTGGATGAATTATCACCAGGCTTGGAAAAGGAAATACTTAACCTGAACAAAGATCCAACAGGAGGACCTGGCAATTCTGATCATGCTTCTCTGAGCAGACAAGCTTCTGGGGATGAATTACCACCAGGCTTGGGAAAGGAAATACTTAGCCAGAAGAAAGATCCGACATTAGCAACTAGCAATTCTGGTCAGGCTTATTTGAGCAGAGAAGGTTCACTGGATGAAACACCACCAGGCCGGGGAAAGGAAATACTCGGACAGAACAAATATCCTATAGTAGGAACTGGCAATTCTGATCATGCTTTTCTGAGCAGAAAATTTTCACTGGATGAAATACCCCCAGGCTGGGAGAATGTAATACCTGCCCAGAACAAAGATTCTATAGTAGGAACTGGCAATTCTAATCAGGCTTCTCTGAGCAGAAAATTTTCACTGGATGAAATACCCCCGGGTTGGGAGAATGAAATACTTGCCTACAACAAAGATCCTACAATAGGAACTGGCAATTCTAATCAGGCTTCTCTGAGAATAGAAGCTTCAGCAGATGAATTACCACCAGGGTGGGAAAATGAAATGCTTACCCAGAACAAAGATCCGACAGTAGGAACTGGCAACTCTGGGTCACTGGATGATATACCTCCAGGCTGGGAAAAGGAAATACTTGCCAGGAACAAAAATCCATCAGTAGGAACTTACAATTCTGATCGGTCTTTTCTGAGGAGAGAAGCTTCAGTGGATGAATTACCACCAGGCTGGAAAACGGAATTCAGAATGAGAAATACCACTCGTGGGATAAAAAAGGACCCG TTTTACACGGATCCAGTGCATGGATATGTATTTCGCTCCAAAAAGGATGTTATGCGCTATCTGCAAACTGGAGACATCAGAAGTTGTGCTATGAGACCTACCAAAAGGGATCCGGATTCAACAATGAAGGATGATTCT CCCTCAACACATGACACCGGTTCGAAGAAATTAGGATGCTCTTTGACCGGAAGACAACTTTCTGCCACCGAGGAATCAAAAG GTAGGAAGTGTTCTGGGACTTGTTCGCTGGAACTACAAGCTGAGAGTTCCAATGAACATCCTGAAAGCAGTGTGTTCAACCCCAATAACAGTACTTCATCTATTGTAGCTGATACAACAGAAATAAGAGACTCAAAAGCTATAGCTGTGGAAAGTGTTGATGTTACAAGGTCATTAGCTGTTTCCTCCCCGTCGAACTTCCCCCCAGAGCAGCAATTACCAGAATATGAGGAGGAAAAGCATAGTAATAAAGGAGTGCCAGCTGGGTCGAGAAAATTTAGAAATAGTAAGTCATCTACTCCAGTTCGTCGGGTCTCAAAGAAACTTTCACGCCACAATCCAGAAATGGTGGCTGATTTAGATCTAGGTGAACGTTCTGTTCGAGCTGTGGTTAATAATTCGGCCTCTTCAGTCCTGCCTCTGAATGTCTCTGGTCAGGAATTGCCCCAGCAAACTGATCTAGCAACTGGAGTTTCTGATCAGCCCTCTCTAAGTAAAAATGCTTCATCACGAGATGACCCAGTGGAAGTTGTCAAGTGTCTATCAGAAGGCCAAACTTTTAAAGTTGCCAACGGATTGACCAGTCAGAAGCAAAATGATGCGAGAACATTGCAAGATTCTCAGCTAGCTGGAATATCACATGAAAGTGGAAAGATTCACTTGGAGCACCAGGTTGTTAAAGAAGAACAAGACAGCCGGAAGAGATTATTGAACAATTCTCAACCAGCTGAATTAGCATCGATAAGTAGGGTATTCCCTGTGGAGGACCTGTCTGTTTCTGAAAGGTCTGCCATAGAGCAGGTAAGTGAGAAACGAGATTATGAGAACAAGCAATGGCAATATTCACAACTAGCTGAACCATCATGGAGAAGCGTGGTGGATCTCAATGTGGAGAACAAGCAATGGCAAGATTCACAGCTACTAGCTGAACCATCGTGGAGAAGTACTGTGGATCTTAATGTGGAGAACAAGCAATGGCAAGAGTCACAACTACTTGCTGAACCATCATGGAGAAGTACTGTGGATCTAAATGTGGAGAACCAGCAATGGCAAGATACACAACTAGCTGAACCATCACACCGAATTGTGGATCTTAATGTGGAAAACCAGCAATGGCAAGATCCACAAGTAGCTGAACCATCACAAAGAATAATGGATCTTAATGTGGAAAACCAGCCTGTTAGAGAAAAGCAAACAGGTGGGCAGCTGGTAACTGAGAATCAAGATGAACAGAACAGAAGATTGCATGCGCAACTAGCTTCTTTTCCATTTGGGGACTATTGGTCAGACCCATGCATGGAGTTTGCATTCAAGACCCTTACAGGTGCATTACCAGTTGAAGATACCTTGCCCTTTCAGGGATCTGCCCATCATGAATACAATACTAACTACACTCAGGCTGATGATGGGTGCTTTGAACTGCCATTATTCAACACGTCCGGCTTTTACATGAATGATGTTCCAAACAATTGTGCTCCACCGGAGCAGCACGTCGTCAAGGAGCAACCGCCAATAAATCAGACCTTTTTTGCTCCGCCAATAAATCAGACCTTTTTGCCCGCTGGAAATAATAGCATACCAGGTTGCAGTAGTGATGTTTCTCAAAATGCAGATTTTGACACCCAGGCTAAGgactacaacaacaaacaacagcATACCCAGTAtattcccacaagtggggtttgggggaCCCAGGGTAAGGACTATCATTCTAAATTTAAATCTCAAAGGTGA